CCCAGCACCAACGGCGCCCCCCCAACGTGTGGTGTCCGCGCTGCCAAGCTGCGTGCCTGGAGGAACGGAGTTGATCTGATAGTTGCTGCTCACTACGGCGGCGCCCCCTTTGGCATAGAGCAGCACGTTGCTGATGGCATAACCGATCTGGCCAGTCATCAAGCCAAACGCGTCTACCCTCGTGTGATTGCTATTAGCCGGAAAGGCCGTGCTGACATTGGAGCCGTTGAAATCGGCCCAGTTGCCCTGGCCTTCGACGCCAAGCACTGTCTGGCCGATCTGCCAGCGATAACCGATCTGCCCGCCGACCGTACCGCCGCTTGCGTCGTGGGAGCCCTCAGGGGTCGTGCCTGCGAAATCCCAGGAGCTATGGCTCGAACCCCAGCCGCCGTTGATACCAGCATAGAAACCACTCCAGTCGTAGAGCGCGACCGCGACCGGTGCCGGCGTCGGTGGCGCCTTGGTGTAGACGGGCTGTGCAGCGAGATCCGCAGCGAATGCAGGCGCCGCAGCGCTGAGTGCGACGATGCTCGCAGTCATAAGCAACAAGTTCTTCATTTCGAGCTTCTTCCATTAGAGGGCCCCCGGCCGCGCGCGTCATAACAGCGCCACCGCGAATTGCTGTAACTGCGGCGCAACATTCACTCTCAAAGAATCGGCTTGATTCTGACGCTGCGTGAGGTTGTACGCTTGAATATCACTAACAATGAACGCAGCGATCTGTATCAGATGCGTACAGGAGTTTCGACAATGTAATTGGTGGCGGTGTGTCGAAGCTCGTTGACGAAGGACGGCCACCGTATGCGTTCGGTGATGGACAACAATAGGAGTGCGCCACGAGTGAATTTAGATGTCAATGACAACTCGTGTGCTTTCCTCGAAGCTGTCGTGTCCATCTGTGAGGATAAGCGCGGCGTGGATGCCATGCTGTATCGGCAATTGGTTCATGGAGAGCTGCGTGGTGGGTCATCACCGCCTCCATCGCACCGACAGGCCGCGCGCGAAATGATTCCCTATACTGAACCGGACTAGCAGCTCGATAATGCTTTGCTGCATGCGTAGCAGCGAACGTCAGAGTGCCGATGAACTGTGCGTCTTCGGCCCTTCAGACACAGCGATATCTGAGATGGATGGAGCGCAGGTCTCCGATGGGGTCGTGAACCTGGCAATGCACATTTTGGGAGCAACTTCCTTTTTCGATCTGATCCCTACGAGTCCAATTTGCGCCACGGGATGAGCATGCTGACTTGTTTTTTGTATTGGCCGTACTGCTCCCCAAACAGCTGGAGAAGATCCTGCTCTTCGAAGAAAATCCCGACAAAGATGTAGGTGGTGGTCACGGCTGCAAACATTAAATGCCCGATTGTCATCACTGGCGCAGCCCAGAGCGCGATGATGAAGCCGAGATAGATGGGATGTCGCACGAATTGGTAGTACAGCGGCGTCCGGAACTGCTGCGCGACTATGCCGCGCCCCCTGAGATTGGCGATAACGTGACGCAGTCCGAACAATTCGAAATGATCGATCAGGAAGGTGCTGGCGAACACCAGCGTCCAGCCGATGAATGATAGGGTCCCAATCATTACGGATACGTCGGGGTCCTCGACGTGCCAAATAACCGCTGGAAGCGGCCGCCACTGCCAGAATAGCAACATGAGGCAAAGGCTCGCGATTAGCACGTAAGTACTTCGTTCGATGTAGTTCGGGACATATCGTGTCCACCAGTTCTTGAACCACTTGCGCGCCATGCCGGTGTGCTGGATGGCAAACAGAGCCATCAACAACGTGTTTATGGAAAGCGCGTCGACGACGGACGTGTAAGGCCCCGTGTCAATCGTCTTTGGCACGCCTATGCCGCTTACGAAGCCGACAGTGTAGACAATGGTGACAAGAAAAGCCGCGTAAGCGAGCAAGCCGTATAGAACAGCGATCAATCGTAATGATCGATTCTGGGAAGCTGCGTGGCCGATGGACTTCACCTTAAGCATGGATTGACTCCGCTTTCAGGAAATGGCTTGCCTAATGCGTCCGTGATGCAGCTTATGCGGCCAAATGATTATCAACAAAGAGCCGCCGACCGTATGCAGAGAGCGCAGATTCAACTAAGGAAAGCGCGGTCTGATTATCCTCAGAACGACACGAGAATGAGCAGATCTCATCAAGAACTCCTGGCGCAGTGCGGTGCGAGCAACATTGGCTGCGGGGCCTTCGTCTTCGTCCCAGCAAGGGGCGTGCCGATCGCGGAAGAGCGGCGCATCTTGCCCCGACGCGAGAACGCGCGTGCCAGCGGCGGCCCCAAACGAAGAATGCTGAGGCTTGTTGGATTTCTGACACCGCCGTAGTCATCGATTACGGCTTGGCAAGATGGACACCTAGTTGGCGCCAGTCGCCCCTCGAACCGCGCCCGCGCGAGTTCTGACGATGATGCGCCCTATGGCGACTCGGTTTCGTAGTGCTCTAATGAGCTTCATCGATCGATGCGCCGGTGGCGCTCGAGTTGGCATGTCCGGAGTTCCAACGCCTTGCTCTCGTCATTGGGATTGACTCCGTCAGCGGGCGAAGCAGGCCGCAGATTGTTTCGAATCGCTCATCGCACTGGATGACGACCGCGGCATGGCGGTGCGGCCCGGCTTTGTTGCGCATTGGGAGCGGATCGATGGTCAGTCGCCGCGGCTTTCCGTTTTCACGATACCAAGTCGGCTGACATGCTTTCAGCTTTTCGGTCCCGACCATTTGGCGAGGTCTCGATGTAACAGAATGACTGAGGCGCGGCAGTCGCTCGATCAACTCGAGTAGAGGACCGCTAACCCGTCACCTGATCGCAGACGCTAAGAGCTGTGAAACACTCCTCGATCAGCATCGTCGGCGCTCCGGCTACGGCTATTTCGTGTTTCTTGGCCACTTTCGAAAAGCGGCTGTTTCGCCGCGTTCGAGCAAGGGATGCAAAGCACGCCCCGCATCCCCTAAGGCTCCCGCCCGTGGCCCATTCACATAAGGCGGCGATCTGAACAGCTATCATAGGCCTGCTATTCAAATGCGCAGAAGCGCGCCTCAGGCCGTGCAAGGCCCTGAGCCGCCGACAATCGCAGTGCTGTTGTGGGAAAGAAGAGCTTGAAGTGACTGGCGCGTCAGGTTGTAGGCTGGAGTCAAAATAATGTGGGCGTTGGCAGCGTTAAAAGCTCAGTTGATGCTAACATTGGAGTGATTTGTGGTTGAAGGAACTTCGCCGACAGAGCCGCCAGGGCTCGGAAAGCCATCGCTCTCCGCTCCAGATGATGATCCCTATCTCCGGCTGGAAGAGATAGAGGGCTCGCGGGCACTTGACTTTGTCGAGCAGCAGAATGGCAAAACTTTGCAGGTGTTCGGCGGAGCGACATTCACGCAGGATCGCGACGAGTTGGCTTCGATCTACGACCGGGCGGACAATATACCGTATGTCAGCCGGCACGGCGACCATCTCTACAACCTTTGGAAAGATGCCGATAGTCCGCGGGGCCTCTGGCGTCGGACGACTTTAGAAGAATTTCGAAAGTCCAAGCCCTCATGGGACGTTCTACTCGATATGGATCGGCTCGCGGCCATTGAAGGCGAGGACTGGCTTGTAAGCTGGACTGCCATGCTGCCTGGTAGCTCGCAAGTCATGCTCGCTCTGTCACGGGGCGGCAGCGATACCGTGACGCTGCGCGAGTTCGACATGGCCACGAAGAGTTTTGTGCCCGATGGTTTTGTGCTTGAGGAAGCGAAGAGCAGTGCCACTTGGGTCGATCAGGACAAGCTGCTGGTGTCCAGCGCCTATGGCAAGGGCATGGCGACAGTTTCGGGCTATGCCCGGACCGTCCGATTGTGGCACCGCGCTGACCCCATCGAACGAGCGGCCGTGGTGTTTGAGACGACCGCCGATCGCATCGGCGTCAGCTGCACGATCGATCGAACCGGCCAAGAAAAACGCGTCTGGTTCACCGAACAGCTGAATTTCTTCAATTCCCACACATGGCTAGGAACCGAGTCGGGGGCGAAGATCAAGCTCGACCTTCCTACCGATATCTGGCTCCAGGCGCATCAGGATTGGCTCGCGGTCAAGCTCCGCTCGGCTGCGACAATCGCCGGAGTGATCTACCCGGCCGATACCCTGATCGGCATATCGTTGAGCTCCTTTCTTGCCGGGAAGCGCAATTTCGCGGTCCTTTTTGTGGCAAGCCCGCGGCGAGCACTGCAGAGAGTTTTTTGGTCCGCCGGCAAGCTTATACTCTCCGTCCTCGACGAGCTAAGGCCGGTGTTCGGGATCTGCACGCCATCCGCCTCCACCTGGAGCCGCGAGCGGCTGAGTGCGCTTCCCGATATCGGCGTCGTTGATGTCTGGCCACTTGATCGCGATCCATCCGAGAGCAATGGTGACCTGCTTGCGAGGATCCAGGATCCGCTCACGCCTCCGTTACTGATGCTTTTGGAGCAGGGTGTCGCCAGTCCAGCCGTGCTGAAGGAGGCGCCGAAGACCTTTGTTGCTGATGGTCTGGTGGTCACTCAGCATGAGGCGATCTCGGTCGACGGCGAGCGCATTCCGTATGTGCAGACCGGCCCGAAACAGGAGACGGGCGAAGCGCCCGTCCATATGAGCGGTTACGGCGGGTTCGGCATCTCAGTGAAGCCGTACTACAATTCCGCGCTCGGCAAGCTGTGGCTCGAGCGTGGGGGCACCACGGTGCAGGCACATTTGCGCGGCGGCGGCGAGTTCGGCACGCGATGGCACGATGCTGGACGCCTCGCCGGCAAGCCGCTCTCCCACGATGATTTCGCGAGCGTTGCGGCCGACCTTGTCCGCCGCGGCGTCACACAGGCAAAACGGATCGCGGCCGAGGGCGGATCGAACGGCGGCATTCTCATCAGCAATATGCTGACGCGGTACCCTGAGCGTTTCGGCGCGCTGTTCTGCACCATCCCACTGATCGACATGCGCCGGTACACCAAGCTGCTCGCGGGCGCGAGTTGGATCGCGGAATTTGGCGATCCTGACAAGCCCGAGGAATGGGAATGGCTCAAGACCTATTCCGCCTACCATATCGCCAAGCCCGGGCAAGACTACCCGCCGATCCTGATCGCCACGACGCGGCGGGACGATCGCGTTCATCCCGGGCACGCTCGCAAGATGGTCGCCAAGCTTCAGGCGATGGGCTATGAGGCTTATCTCTACGAGCCGGATGCTGGCGGTCATGGCTATGGCCGGGACAACAAGGAGTATGCCAGCTTTCAGGTGCTGGGCTCCAATTCCTAAAAAGCAAGATCGGCTGGCTGGACGCGTAGGCTTAAGCGAGCTTCGTCCCTGCGATCCCTCAAACCAGCCTGAAATTGCTGGCCGGAGTTTTTGGCGACCCGGACAGCGCGAGGCGCCGAATCGAGCGCGGGCTTCTCGAGTACTCTTCGCAACGCTCGTTCAGCATTGCGTCCGTGCAAATCAATGTGTAAGGCCCAGATTTATACTTACCAGTGACATATTCGCGTGGCCAGCAGCTAGATTAGCTTCGATCTAGATGGGCCGCTCCTGAGCTTGGAAAAAGTGACGGATATCCGATGGGTTCAGGAGGCCTTGCGCATGCAACCCACGCATGCTTGGCAGTTCCACTTTATCCCTGCTAGATGCGTGCTCAGAAAATGCCAAGGGAGTTATTATGGCCAAGACGCTGAACAGGAAGATTGTACGTCGTGAGTACACGAAGACTGACGTGAAGGAACTGCGTGCACATTCGAAGGCGAAAACACCCGTTACAAAAATCGCGAGGCTTACAAAGCGAACCACCGGATCGCTGCGTCAGAAGGCGCGAAAGTTGGGGATCCCGCTCGGACACCGACGGTAGTCAGCGCGCAGCGAGGGTAGAAGCACCGCGCGGAAGCACCTGAAGTCGAAGTACATCGGCCGGAAGAAGCTCAGCATCATCCGAGTTCGGCGTCATGCACTCACCGCCATTTTCCACCGGCCGTGCCCGTGAGGCCAGCTCGTGCGGAACGCAAGGCGCTGCCGACCAACCGTATGACGGCAACAGCTCGGCGGCATTATCGAATGCCGCCGAGATATCACCGGCCACTCCATCGAACGCGCCTGTGTCGACCGGGAGCTATTTGTCGAACCTTTGCCGTGTCTTGATTTTCGGCCAGAAGCGCTGCGTCTTTGGCGCAATCAAACGCGAGCTCAGGCGTCACTCCTCCATGGACCCCGTAGACTGGTCGCATGAAGGGTGACGGCCATCTCGGCCGCCGATATCTTATCTAATCTATCGCTACGAGACTGGCACGGCCAACGTGATTGGCGCTGCGGCGGACCAATAAATAGGCCCGGTCTAATCTTCGCCGAGCTGGCGCTGCTGTTGTAGCTTAGTCCTGAACGCTTTGCTCGGCTAGTCGTCACCCCAACCCGCGCTTATAGCCGAAGACCGTCGTTGCCGGACGTTGGAAGTCATCCCTCCCGTTCGGGAGGCAATTAGTCCTGAAAACGAATGTTGATGGAGCCACCCCTCGAGCTCGCAGACGTATTGGACCGGCGCGTCATTACTGGGTAAAACTCGGGGTATATCACAGTTCGCATCGGCCATTTTCCGCGAGCGCCCGTAGCGATCTCGTGCACAGCTTTGCATGCAGCTTATCCAATCTCGCTAATCCCTCCTCAATCAAATTCGTGGGAAGGTAGCTAAAGCACAGGCGTACATGCTGCCCACCTCGTGGGCCATAATGACGGCCATGCACAAGGTGCACGTCGTGCTCGCAGCGCGCAGCCTCAATGAAAGCTTCAGCCTCAAGTCCAGGGGCGAGCCGTACCCAAAACGAGAAACCGCCGCTTGGAAGGAGATAGTCTGGCTCGCAAAACCGGCTATCCTGCAGCAACGTGTTCAAGCTGTCGCGCTTGGCACGATAATGCTGGCGTAGTCGCACAATGTGCGTATCAAGTGCGTCCGACTGCAGCAACGATAAAACAATATTGCTGACAATAGGGCTGACGCCGCCGTCGCATTTGAGGCGTGCCAACCTGGTGATGACATCCGAATCTGCAAGGACCCAACCCACTCGCAATCCCGGTCCAGCCAGCTTGGAGATGCTGTGGATATTTATGACGTTGCCGCCTGGCGGCAGCCAATCAGCTGCACCATTGTACGGCAACTCCGAATAGACGAGATCCTGTACCAACGCCACCCCATGCTGGGCTAGCATCGCTGCAAGGCGGGCCATATGGTCGCGCGATATCTGGCGCCCGGTCGGATTATGAAATGCTGGCGACGTGTAGAAAAGTTTCACGCGGGCATTGCGGCGCAAGGTCGATTCAAGCTCGTTCAGATCGACGCCATCGGCGCTCATCCCAAGCTGGAGGATGGTGGCCCCCGCGATCGAAAAGATGCGCAGTGCACCCAGGTAAGACGGGTCCTCGGTCAGGACCACATCGCCCGGGTCGAGCCAGGTATCGCAGATCAGTTGCAGAGCCTGTGAAGCACCAGCGGTAAGGATAACCTCCTGATGCTGCACATTATAACGCTGTGCGAGCCTTGTTCGGAGCTTGGGCAAACCGACCGCATCCGTATATTGAAGCAGATCAGCGGTGGCGACGCCGGTATTTTGGCTTAATGCGTCCGGCCAGGCCAACTCTGAGAACATCGCCGGATCGGGAAGCCCATACCCGAAATTGATGGCGTGCTTCGTAGCTGAGTAGTTGAACGGCGCAAAGCCCTGAGCGAGGGAGCTGCGCGTCGAGACAGGCGAGTTCATGGCTTGCTCATTCATATCCTGCAATCTCACTTAGCTGGCGCCGGCGAAAACGCTCATTGTACGCTGCGATGAAATGCGTGGGTACCGCGGCGCTGAGGCGTGGGAAGTCTATCTTTGGTGGCAGGCCAGCTTTCGCCGCCAGCTTCCCGAAGGACGGCTGCCATGCTGCACCGAAGAAATGCCGGCCATATCGGATCGAAAGTTCAGGTACCACAGGGTACAGTAGGCTCAGGAACAGCGAGAGTTCCATGGCATTCCACATGCCGCTGTTGTCACGGGCAAAATCGGCTACCTCGAAGTACCCATCGACGATATCAAGCGCATCCCAAAATCGGAGTTCCTCGATTGCATCCGCGTAACGCTGAGCCAGGATGCGCAAACGAGATCTCAGGCGTCTGCTGTCCAATGTGCGTGCGTTGTTGGCATATTGGCGCAATGCATCTTCCCAGACCCGAAGCTGTGATGCCGCCGTGACCAACCCGTCAACATTAAACTCGTTTTCGTCAGTGCCGAATGGCCGTGCAATTTGAGCAAGCGCGTAACGAAGTACATTGGGATCCACCGCGTGCGCCACTTCGTCTGCCCAAAGTGCATGGTCGCGACTGGTCGAAAACTTTTCGCCCTCGAGCTTGTAGAAGTCTTGGATCGAGTGGTTTGTGGGAATAGGATAGCCACGCGCGAGCAGGGCGCCGGTCACACCTATCGTGTAGTAGAAGCGATTGTCCTGGCCCATGAAAAACATAAGGCGGGTGCTAGGGTCGTGCATGGTTGATTTGGCGTCCAGAAAATCATTGGCGCATTGCTCACGAATTCCGGTGTCGAAGCACCATAAGCCTTCAAACCATGTGAGCAGGGTTTGGCCGAACAAGGCTTCTGGGGTTAGTAGCTCCACACCATGACTGAAGTGGCGCGACATCGGCAAACCATGCACATCGGTGGCGAGCCAAGCTCGCGCCTTCTCCCGCACGGCCTCGGGCCATGCGCTTTGTCCAATGGCTGCGTCCAGCGCCTGGGCGAGGCGGGGCGTATCGAACACGGCCTGCTCAACGGGCCTTAGTACAAGATTGTGGCCGCAGGTGGTGTGCCGGGCATTGCATAATGTGTCGTGGCGAATTGCCAGGCCACAGTTCTCACACAAGTTACAGTCGGTCGCTGAATTGCATGCCGGACAATTCCCGATTGCCAGCGAGTCCGCGACAAATTCATCGCAATGCTCGCAATAGAGTTGAACACCTTGGCGGACCTCAACGTAACCGGCCTCCTGCAGCTCGCGGAAAATCGCTAGCGCGTTCTCCTTGTGTATCTCGCTGGACGTGCGAACGAAGACATCAGGCGTGATGTGAGCCGCACGCAGGCACTGCAGGATTTCGTCAATATGCTTTTGCGCGACCTCGCTAACGGGTTGCCCGAGCTTTCGTGCCTTTAGAAGCGTATATGTGCCATGCTCATCTGCGCCCGTGATATAGTGCGCGCGATGGCCGGCCATACGCTGAAAGCGGACGAAGATGTCGGCGAGCAAGTATACGCCGCCGACGTGACCGAGATGTAATTTACCATTGGGGCATGGGGGAGCCGGACATACGAAATAGGTGCGCATGTCAATCCCACCAGATCGAGAGGAATTTCAGAGTGTTCTCCTGGCTGAGATTGCGGATGGCGTGGGTCTGGTGCGGGGGCATGTAGAACAAAGTCACGTCCTTGACCGACCGGATCTGCCCGGAGGCCTCGAACTCTCCCTCACCGGAAATCAGCACCCATAATTCGTGCTCATGGTGCGCGTGCAGATCGACCGCGCCACCGGGGGTGACCTCAACGACTGAGGCACCGAACTCGGGGCTGAGATCGTCCGGCAAATGCTCCAGCAAGCGACAAACCAGTACGCCGTATTCGGTTCGCATCAGGGAGCGATCGATCTGCTTCGTGTACACGTCGTCTTTCCTAAAGAGTAGCGATCACTCGCGATAGAATATGCCGTTAGGCGTCTTTAGATCTTGGAGATCAGCGATCTTGCCCTCCGGTGGATTATAGGCACGCTTCATCCGGTTGTATTCGGCACGATCAGGACCGCCAGTGGATGCCCGCTGGAACACCAAATAGAGCGTGCGACGAGAGCGATCGCTCTTGTTCGGTAGTGAGTAGTGGGGCGCGTAGTCGTCGAAAATAAACACGTCGCCGGCCTTCCACGACACCGGTTCCCATTCAAAGCTCTCGGCCACTTCCGGGTTGATGACACCGCCGGCATCCATGGGAAATACTCCCTCCTTATGGCGCCGAGGGGTGAAGAATAGGCCTCCATTGTCAGGAGCCGAATCGTCGATCGCAACGGCTGCTACGGCATGCACCATTCGCTCCGGGAGCTTGTGGGGGATGTGATATATGTCCTGATGTGGGCGGTACCCGCCGCTATCGGGATACTTGAAGATCAGCAGCTCCTTCAGCATCCGCGTGTCTTCATCGAGTAGTTTCTCGATCGCGGTGCAAATGCGACCGTCGGCCAGCAGCGTCTGGCGTAGCGCATCATGGTAGTCCAGGAAGTTCTCGACCTTTGAGATGATCTTGCGATCATCTGTGGTCTTCTCGAACCACATCATCCATTTGTCGTTGCTTACTTCCCAGCGAGAGACGTTCTCGACGAAACCAGAGATCCTGTCGCGCGTAGGTGCATCAAAGAAGCCTTCGAGTCGAAGATATCCATCCTGATGCCATTTCGCCTTTTGTGCGTCGGTCAGCATGTCGTGAGCTCCTTTCTCATGTTACAGAGAGCCAGTTGTTGCCTTCGGGCGGAGTGCGGTTGCGAGCACTCCGTTAAAGGCGGTCGCACCCAATAGCGTGAGCAACATCGCTTCAAGGCCAAATTCGCGGATCAACTGCCCTCCAAGGAACGGAAAGCCGAACAACCCGAGAAAATAGGCTAAGGTGAAGATCTGTGAGGTAACCGGTACGGAGAGCCCACGCTCGCCAGCGAGATTGACGGCCATTCCATTAAGGGTGGAATAGCTGAGCCCGTAGCCTGTGGCGAAGATTGCGGCGGCCAGAATATAGAGCAGTTCATCGCCGGAATTAATAAGCAACAACGCCAAGGAGGCGGCGGTCGCGATAAAGAGCGCGAGCGCAAGCCGGTGTACGGGCACTCGGTCCAGCGTATGGGCGACAGAAAAGCGGAGCGCCACGCTGGTAATGGTGAATACTAGGAAAAAGAGGTCGGGATTGAGGTCACGTGATGCTGCATAGGCGCTCTGATAGGTCGATAGCCCCGAGAAGATGCAGGCGGCAACCGCGATCATGAGGATCGGTGCGGCCGTCGCGTGTCGAAGCAGGGCGATGGTCGTGCCCAAGGTGATCTCGATGTGAGGCATCGGCACCGAGGGGATGCTCAACATGGCATTTCGTGCCACGCCTATGCAGATGGCCGCGACTGCGCAGGCCATCGCGAACAGTGCGTACATGATCGCCATTGACCCCGTGTATTCTGCCAGAAAGTGGGCGAGCGGAGCCGCTAGGCCAAGCCCGGCCATCTGTGCGCCAGACAAGATCGTCAGATGTTGGATACGGGCTGTGGGGCGCAGATGGCGGATGATCTGCAGCGGCGACAGGATGAACAACACTGACCATCCCACACCGACGAGCATGCCGCCTAAATAAGCTATTCGCGTGTCGAACACTGCGGCGGCAAAAGCTGCCATGGCGAGCGCCATCACGACCGTGGCGGCAGCCATCGTCTGCATAATGCCGATACGCTGAGCAAGACGGCCTGCCAGGCAGCAACACACGATTGTCGCAACCATGCCACTTGAGATCATGGAGCCCGCGACGTCGTGCTCCATACCGAGGGTTTCTACATATTCCGGCAGCACGAAGCTCGTGCCATAGGCTGCAGCAATGACACTAGACGCGAGCAAAAATGGTCCGGAGGCGCGGAAGGGCAGTCTGCTAGCGAGGCGGTCCGCAGCTCCAGGGGGCACATCGACAATACGCAAGATAGGGGACCGTGCCGCGTTCATGTGATCGCGCTCATGTTTTCTGCCGATGTCATTGCATCCGATAGATCGTTCAGTTCTGCATCGTCCGGACTCTCGTAATCACCCAGGAGTTGCCCAGATTGATCGAGATAAAACGGCTGCCCGAGGAGGCTGTTGATAATGAGGCTGTTGCGGTACGCCACCAGCGACAGATTTGCGCTCTGCAATCCGTGCTGCAGACGGCTTTGATTCTGCAAATAGACCGGTCCCGGCATTTGCTGCATGAAGCTGACCGCGTAGTCCGGACCGAGCACGGGCAGGTCGTCCTCCATGTGGGCGCTGCCTAGGAGCGACTGCAGAAAGAGAGGCGTGCGCGGTTGGAAGCCCGTGGCGAGCACGATGCGATCAACGACGATACTGTGATGCTGCTGCCTGAAAAGACCGGCCAGATCGACTAGCCAGCGCTTGTCGAGAGGCGTGATGTGCTTCAGAACGACACTGGGGAGTAAATGAAAGCTCTCAAGAAGCGCACCTTCCACGTCTCGTTCATACAAAATGTCGTAGAGGCGGTTGCACAATTCGGCAGAAATGCCATCGCTTGTCAGCTTTTCCCGCTCAATGATGGCACGACGGTGCTGAAGCGGCAGGGCGTGAAAGCGCCGGCTATAACCGGGCATATAGGCCTCGTTGACGAAGCTGGTATCGTCCATTGCAAACAGGTTCGAGCGCGAAGTGACCCAGGTAATCCGGGGAACATCGGGGCGATTGAGCATGTGCTCGACAATCTCCGCGCCGCTTTGACCACCTCCCACCACGAGCACATGCTCGTTCCTGCGTGGTGGGTCTCGATCAAGATAGTCAGCTGCATGGTAGATAGTAGCGCAAATGAGAGGTTTAGCGCACCGGGGGATCTTTGGCTCGACGCCAACTGCTATCACCACGGCGCGCGCAAGGTATGTGGTTGTGCTCGTACTGACGCGATAGGCGTCCCTGAAGGGGGCGATGTCGACCACTTCCTCGTTGAAGCGGACCGTGCCGAGTTGACGTGAGACCCACTGGTAATAGTCAGTAAACTCCCGCCGAGAGGTCGAGGCGTTGCGTTTGTTGATGAAACTGTAGAGCCGTCCGTTTTGTGCGAGGTAATTCAGGAAAGAATAGGGACTGGTGGGGTTGACCAAGGTCACGCAATCCTTGAATGGCGACACTTGCAGGCGGCTGTTCGGCAGCGCTAGTCCCGGATGCCAGCAAAATGCCCCGCGCTTCTCCAGGAATAGTGCGCGTAGCGGGGTAGGTTCAATCAGCGCTGCCAAGCTGAGATTGAACGGACCGATCCCGACGCCAATGACATCCAGCGTATCCACGAAGCTCTCTCTCGCGCTTGGTTAAGGTCTTCCCCGCTTGAGAAAGGCGGTCAGTTGCTGCGTATGGAAGCCTACAAT
This region of Bradyrhizobium sp. CCGUVB1N3 genomic DNA includes:
- a CDS encoding cupin domain-containing protein, yielding MYTKQIDRSLMRTEYGVLVCRLLEHLPDDLSPEFGASVVEVTPGGAVDLHAHHEHELWVLISGEGEFEASGQIRSVKDVTLFYMPPHQTHAIRNLSQENTLKFLSIWWD
- a CDS encoding class I tRNA ligase family protein, producing the protein MRTYFVCPAPPCPNGKLHLGHVGGVYLLADIFVRFQRMAGHRAHYITGADEHGTYTLLKARKLGQPVSEVAQKHIDEILQCLRAAHITPDVFVRTSSEIHKENALAIFRELQEAGYVEVRQGVQLYCEHCDEFVADSLAIGNCPACNSATDCNLCENCGLAIRHDTLCNARHTTCGHNLVLRPVEQAVFDTPRLAQALDAAIGQSAWPEAVREKARAWLATDVHGLPMSRHFSHGVELLTPEALFGQTLLTWFEGLWCFDTGIREQCANDFLDAKSTMHDPSTRLMFFMGQDNRFYYTIGVTGALLARGYPIPTNHSIQDFYKLEGEKFSTSRDHALWADEVAHAVDPNVLRYALAQIARPFGTDENEFNVDGLVTAASQLRVWEDALRQYANNARTLDSRRLRSRLRILAQRYADAIEELRFWDALDIVDGYFEVADFARDNSGMWNAMELSLFLSLLYPVVPELSIRYGRHFFGAAWQPSFGKLAAKAGLPPKIDFPRLSAAVPTHFIAAYNERFRRRQLSEIAGYE
- a CDS encoding outer membrane protein, whose translation is MKNLLLMTASIVALSAAAPAFAADLAAQPVYTKAPPTPAPVAVALYDWSGFYAGINGGWGSSHSSWDFAGTTPEGSHDASGGTVGGQIGYRWQIGQTVLGVEGQGNWADFNGSNVSTAFPANSNHTRVDAFGLMTGQIGYAISNVLLYAKGGAAVVSSNYQINSVPPGTQLGSADTTRWGGAVGAGLEINLTPNWSAGVEYDHVFMPTSDVSFAAVGGGTLGNDRILQDFDLLTARLNYKFGWPVVLK
- a CDS encoding phytanoyl-CoA dioxygenase family protein, coding for MLTDAQKAKWHQDGYLRLEGFFDAPTRDRISGFVENVSRWEVSNDKWMMWFEKTTDDRKIISKVENFLDYHDALRQTLLADGRICTAIEKLLDEDTRMLKELLIFKYPDSGGYRPHQDIYHIPHKLPERMVHAVAAVAIDDSAPDNGGLFFTPRRHKEGVFPMDAGGVINPEVAESFEWEPVSWKAGDVFIFDDYAPHYSLPNKSDRSRRTLYLVFQRASTGGPDRAEYNRMKRAYNPPEGKIADLQDLKTPNGIFYRE
- a CDS encoding PLP-dependent aminotransferase family protein gives rise to the protein MNSPVSTRSSLAQGFAPFNYSATKHAINFGYGLPDPAMFSELAWPDALSQNTGVATADLLQYTDAVGLPKLRTRLAQRYNVQHQEVILTAGASQALQLICDTWLDPGDVVLTEDPSYLGALRIFSIAGATILQLGMSADGVDLNELESTLRRNARVKLFYTSPAFHNPTGRQISRDHMARLAAMLAQHGVALVQDLVYSELPYNGAADWLPPGGNVINIHSISKLAGPGLRVGWVLADSDVITRLARLKCDGGVSPIVSNIVLSLLQSDALDTHIVRLRQHYRAKRDSLNTLLQDSRFCEPDYLLPSGGFSFWVRLAPGLEAEAFIEAARCEHDVHLVHGRHYGPRGGQHVRLCFSYLPTNLIEEGLARLDKLHAKLCTRSLRALAENGRCEL
- the mddA gene encoding methanethiol S-methyltransferase; this translates as MLKVKSIGHAASQNRSLRLIAVLYGLLAYAAFLVTIVYTVGFVSGIGVPKTIDTGPYTSVVDALSINTLLMALFAIQHTGMARKWFKNWWTRYVPNYIERSTYVLIASLCLMLLFWQWRPLPAVIWHVEDPDVSVMIGTLSFIGWTLVFASTFLIDHFELFGLRHVIANLRGRGIVAQQFRTPLYYQFVRHPIYLGFIIALWAAPVMTIGHLMFAAVTTTYIFVGIFFEEQDLLQLFGEQYGQYKKQVSMLIPWRKLDS
- a CDS encoding MFS transporter → MNAARSPILRIVDVPPGAADRLASRLPFRASGPFLLASSVIAAAYGTSFVLPEYVETLGMEHDVAGSMISSGMVATIVCCCLAGRLAQRIGIMQTMAAATVVMALAMAAFAAAVFDTRIAYLGGMLVGVGWSVLFILSPLQIIRHLRPTARIQHLTILSGAQMAGLGLAAPLAHFLAEYTGSMAIMYALFAMACAVAAICIGVARNAMLSIPSVPMPHIEITLGTTIALLRHATAAPILMIAVAACIFSGLSTYQSAYAASRDLNPDLFFLVFTITSVALRFSVAHTLDRVPVHRLALALFIATAASLALLLINSGDELLYILAAAIFATGYGLSYSTLNGMAVNLAGERGLSVPVTSQIFTLAYFLGLFGFPFLGGQLIREFGLEAMLLTLLGATAFNGVLATALRPKATTGSL